GTCCTCTTATTTTAGCTATAATTTCCAGATTTTCTTCTGCCGTAAGGTTCTCATAGAATCCGGGTGTTTCAATTATAGCTCCTATTTTCTTGTATGTTTCATTGTTTGGTTTACTTCCGAAGAGCATTATTTCACCACTAGTTTCTGTTGCAAGGTTTAACAGCATTCGCATCGTGGTTGTTTTTCCAGCCCCATTTTTTCCCAGTAAAGCATATATTTTTCCCTTTTCTACATTCATGTAGATGTTGTTAACTACTTTTTTGTCTTTATATTTTTTTGTCAAGTTTTTTGTTTCAATAACATATTCTGTCATGGATTATACATCTCCTAATTTTGATTCAAATCCTGTTTTTATATTATTGTGCACAAAAATATTTTGATATCAAAAATGTAAAATATTTTTTACATATGTAAAGATTATTTGACATCATATATAAAGGTATGTAAAAAATATACGACATCGAGAAAAAAATAAAAAATTAGGAGGTTACTTTCAAACTCATATGCTTAGCATTATATAGATAATTATCTGTCTCTTGTGCTGTTATTAGTATGTCATATGTTCCCTTGTTTTGTGTTGTTAGTTGTTTTTCATTTATTGTAATATATTATTATAATAAACTAAATTATTTTAGTTTTAAAGTAAAAATAGTATCTTTATATAATGGTAAATAAAGTTAAATCTATATACAGTTTTAATCAGATTATTCTATCAGTACTTTGCGGTGTGATATGAGTATATGATTGTAAGAATAATTAAATGAAGTCATTCAATAGATTATTCTAGACTATTCCAAGTAATTTCAGAATAGTTACTACCTTGATAATGATATCCAAGATTAGCAGTAATTTCTGTAAGTCAGTGTGATACATATAATCACCTCCACCAACTATGCACCAAACAGTACTAATCAAGGGTTTAATTAGGTTTGGGAGCGGTTAGATTTACTAAAGTTGATAGAATGATTAAAATGTACTAGAAATAAATATTTTTCTTTTTTAGAATTTTTTATATATCATGTTAAATAAATTAAAATATAATATAAAAGATATTTTTAAAAGATTACATTCTTTAATATTAAAATAACTAATACATTTAAACATCCTCTATAAAAAGGACTTTACTAATTAATAGGAGATAAAAATAATGACTAATATTCAAACTGAAATTGCTAGTCGTGTAAAAGACATGCGAGAAGTATGTGAGATAAGTATACAAGACATGGCAAAACAATTAGACGTAGATGTAGATACATATGAAAAATATGAATCAGGAGAAATAGATATTCCTGCAAGTATATTGTATGAAGCAGCAGATATTTTTAACGTAGATACAAGTTTACTATTAACTGGTGAAGATACAATAATGAGCGTATTCACAGTAACACGTAAAGATAAAGGAGTAAAAGTAGATCGTAGAGAAGCATACGATTATGAAAATTTAGCATCAAACTTCTCCCATAAAGCAATAGAACCATTTATAGTAACAGTTCAACCACGAGATGATGGATATATACCTGAACCAAACTACCATAAAGGATACGAATTTGTTTATGTACTAGAAGGAAATCTAAGAGTATATATTAAAGATAATATAATTGATTTAAATCCAGGTGACTCAATGTACTTTGACTCACTACATAAACATTCAATGGTAGCTATAGGTGATAAACCAGTTAAATT
This genomic interval from Candidatus Methanosphaera massiliense contains the following:
- a CDS encoding helix-turn-helix domain-containing protein, with product MTNIQTEIASRVKDMREVCEISIQDMAKQLDVDVDTYEKYESGEIDIPASILYEAADIFNVDTSLLLTGEDTIMSVFTVTRKDKGVKVDRREAYDYENLASNFSHKAIEPFIVTVQPRDDGYIPEPNYHKGYEFVYVLEGNLRVYIKDNIIDLNPGDSMYFDSLHKHSMVAIGDKPVKFLDVLNNKDE